The following coding sequences lie in one Mesorhizobium sp. NZP2298 genomic window:
- a CDS encoding ATP-binding protein: MATTELEQPGNDGLSARATRTLKAVPRIWNRFWRLVSLYMPKRLYARSLIIVIAPMILLQSVVAFVFMERHWATVTQRLSQATVRDIAAIIDLIETYPHDADYANIIRIAQDRMQLKVDLLPPDPLPPPGPKPFFSILDDVLSAEITRQINRPFWIDTVGNSNIVEVRVQLEGKVLRVFVRRSQAYASNTHIFLIWMVGTSLVLLMIAIPFLRNQIRPILTLAEAAESFGKGRPMPRDFRPRGAEEVRRAGFAFIQMRERIERQIEQRTAMLTGVSHDLRTILTRFKLQLALAGGKTETKAALNQDIDDMQSMLEGYLAFARGEASEDPGRFDLEAYFQKLGEEAALRKCKLSTTLSGDPTVHVRPNAFARLLSNVIGNAFRYAKTVEVNANHGRGSLVVTVDDDGPGIPVDKREHVFKPFVRLDEARNLDASGTGLGLSIARDIARSHGGDITLDDSPLGGLRAVIKVPA; this comes from the coding sequence ATGGCGACCACGGAACTGGAACAGCCGGGAAATGACGGCTTGAGCGCACGTGCCACGCGAACGCTCAAGGCGGTGCCGCGCATCTGGAACCGGTTCTGGCGCCTCGTTTCGCTTTACATGCCCAAGCGCCTCTATGCGCGCTCGCTGATCATCGTCATCGCGCCGATGATCCTTTTGCAATCGGTGGTCGCCTTCGTCTTCATGGAACGCCACTGGGCAACGGTGACGCAGCGCCTGTCGCAGGCCACCGTGCGCGACATAGCCGCCATCATCGACCTGATCGAGACCTACCCGCACGACGCCGATTACGCCAACATCATCCGCATCGCGCAGGACCGCATGCAGCTGAAGGTCGATTTGCTGCCGCCGGATCCCTTGCCGCCACCCGGTCCAAAACCGTTCTTCTCGATCCTCGACGACGTGCTCTCGGCCGAGATCACCCGGCAGATCAACCGGCCGTTCTGGATCGACACGGTCGGCAATTCCAACATCGTTGAGGTGCGCGTCCAGCTCGAAGGCAAGGTGTTGCGCGTCTTCGTGCGCCGCAGCCAGGCCTATGCTTCGAACACCCATATCTTCCTGATCTGGATGGTCGGCACCTCGCTGGTGCTGCTGATGATCGCCATCCCCTTCCTGCGCAACCAGATCCGGCCGATCCTCACGCTCGCCGAAGCCGCCGAAAGCTTCGGCAAGGGCCGGCCGATGCCGCGCGATTTTCGCCCGCGCGGCGCCGAGGAAGTTCGCCGTGCCGGCTTTGCCTTCATCCAGATGCGCGAGCGCATCGAGCGCCAGATCGAACAGCGCACCGCCATGCTGACCGGCGTCAGCCACGACCTCAGGACCATCCTCACCCGCTTCAAGCTGCAGCTGGCGCTGGCCGGCGGCAAGACCGAGACCAAGGCGGCACTCAACCAGGACATCGATGACATGCAGTCGATGCTGGAAGGCTATCTCGCCTTTGCCCGCGGCGAAGCCTCGGAGGACCCGGGACGTTTCGATCTCGAAGCCTATTTCCAGAAGCTCGGCGAAGAAGCCGCCTTGCGCAAATGCAAGCTGTCGACGACGCTTTCCGGCGACCCGACGGTGCATGTACGGCCGAACGCCTTCGCGCGGTTGCTGTCCAATGTCATCGGCAACGCATTCCGCTATGCCAAGACGGTAGAGGTCAATGCCAACCATGGCCGTGGTTCGCTTGTGGTCACCGTCGATGACGACGGTCCCGGCATTCCGGTCGACAAGCGCGAGCACGTGTTCAAGCCCTTCGTGCGACTGGACGAGGCCCGCAACCTCGATGCCAGCGGCACGGGACTCGGCCTGTCGATCGCCCGCGACATCGCCCGCAGCCATGGCGGCGACATCACCCTCGACGACAGTCCGCTCGGCGGCCTGCGCGCGGTGATCAAGGTCCCGGCCTAG
- a CDS encoding response regulator, with protein MESTERVDQAAAPDDDAPHLLVVDDDTRIRNLLKQYLTENGFRVTVAGNAGEARRKLAGLDFDLLVLDVMMPGESGVDLTKSLRAEKNVPILMLTALSETDSRISGLEAGADDYLPKPFDPRELILRINNILRRGGPATTPKVEQLVFGPYTFQIARRELKRGGEALKLTDREQEILAIFAARAGETIPRHELVGDDSEVGERTIDVQINRLRRKIERDPSNPVWLQTVRGIGYRLSVE; from the coding sequence ATGGAGAGCACTGAGAGGGTCGATCAGGCGGCCGCACCGGACGACGACGCGCCGCATCTGCTTGTGGTCGACGATGACACACGCATCCGCAATCTTCTCAAGCAGTATCTGACCGAAAACGGCTTTCGCGTCACCGTCGCCGGCAATGCCGGCGAAGCCAGGCGCAAGCTCGCCGGCCTCGACTTCGACCTACTTGTGCTCGATGTCATGATGCCCGGCGAGAGCGGCGTCGATCTCACTAAATCGCTGCGCGCCGAAAAGAACGTGCCGATCCTGATGCTGACCGCACTTTCGGAGACCGACAGCCGCATCTCCGGGCTGGAGGCCGGCGCTGACGATTACCTGCCCAAACCCTTCGACCCGCGCGAGCTGATCCTGCGCATCAACAACATCCTGCGCCGGGGCGGCCCGGCGACGACGCCCAAGGTCGAACAGCTGGTCTTCGGTCCCTACACCTTCCAGATCGCCAGGCGCGAACTGAAGCGAGGCGGCGAGGCGCTGAAGCTGACCGACCGCGAGCAGGAGATCCTGGCGATCTTCGCCGCGCGGGCCGGCGAGACCATCCCGCGCCACGAACTGGTCGGCGACGATTCGGAAGTCGGCGAGCGCACCATCGACGTGCAGATCAACCGGCTGCGCCGCAAGATCGAGCGCGATCCGTCCAACCCCGTCTGGCTGCAGACCGTGCGCGGTATTGGGTATCGGCTCAGCGTGGAATAG
- a CDS encoding MarR family winged helix-turn-helix transcriptional regulator encodes MTDRSPSAGKPIRTAMSVEDGIDFAIIELFFFAYRDFTSDPDQILADYGFGRAHHRVLHFVNRRPGLTVAELLDVLKITKQSLARVLKQLIDTDHVVQLQGPRDRRQRELYPTAKGRALALALARPQSRRIRAALEDSGAAERTLVERFLEAMVNPELRAQIDVGSAKMSGKSHGEH; translated from the coding sequence ATGACGGATCGAAGCCCTTCTGCCGGAAAACCGATCAGGACCGCGATGTCAGTCGAGGACGGCATCGACTTCGCCATCATCGAACTGTTTTTCTTCGCCTATCGCGACTTCACCTCCGATCCCGACCAGATCCTGGCCGACTATGGTTTCGGCCGTGCCCACCACCGGGTGCTGCATTTCGTCAACCGCAGGCCGGGCCTGACGGTCGCCGAACTGCTCGACGTGCTGAAGATCACCAAACAGAGCCTGGCGCGGGTGCTCAAGCAGCTGATCGACACCGACCATGTCGTGCAATTGCAAGGCCCGCGCGACCGTCGCCAGCGCGAACTCTACCCGACAGCCAAGGGCCGGGCGCTGGCACTGGCCCTGGCGCGGCCACAGTCGCGCCGCATCCGTGCTGCATTGGAAGATTCCGGCGCCGCCGAACGGACCTTGGTGGAACGCTTCCTCGAAGCGATGGTCAATCCGGAACTGAGAGCTCAGATCGACGTTGGGTCCGCAAAAATGTCAGGGAAAAGCCATGGAGAGCACTGA
- a CDS encoding branched-chain amino acid aminotransferase, translating to MASVPFDQLDGFIWMNGEFVQWGDAKIHVLTHGLHYASAVFEGERAYGGEIFKLNEHTERLHESARLLGFKIPYSVAELNDASATLLKKQGFQDAYVRPIAWRGSEQMGVSAQNNRINVAIAIWQWPSYFDPAQKLKGIRLDVAEWRRPDPRTAPSRSKAAGLYMICTMSKHAAEAKGYADAMMLDWRGQVAEATGANIFFVKDGKIHTPTPDCFLDGITRRTVIGLAKDRGLEVIERAIMPEELEGFEQCFLTGTAAEVTPVSEIGPYRFEVGEIAKNLMNDYSAAVQPKHAIAAE from the coding sequence ATGGCATCCGTTCCCTTCGATCAACTGGACGGCTTCATCTGGATGAATGGCGAGTTCGTGCAATGGGGCGACGCCAAGATCCACGTGCTGACCCACGGCCTGCACTACGCCAGCGCGGTCTTCGAGGGCGAGCGCGCCTATGGCGGCGAGATCTTCAAGCTCAACGAGCACACCGAGCGCCTGCATGAATCGGCGCGCCTGCTCGGCTTCAAGATTCCCTATTCGGTCGCCGAGCTCAACGACGCCTCGGCCACGCTGTTGAAGAAGCAGGGCTTCCAGGACGCCTATGTCCGGCCGATCGCCTGGCGCGGCAGCGAGCAGATGGGCGTTTCGGCTCAGAACAACCGCATCAACGTCGCCATCGCCATCTGGCAGTGGCCGAGCTATTTCGATCCGGCGCAGAAGCTCAAGGGCATTCGCCTCGACGTGGCGGAGTGGCGCCGGCCCGACCCGCGCACGGCGCCGTCGCGGTCGAAGGCCGCCGGCCTTTACATGATCTGCACCATGTCCAAGCATGCAGCCGAAGCAAAAGGCTATGCCGACGCCATGATGCTCGACTGGCGCGGACAAGTGGCGGAGGCAACGGGCGCAAACATCTTCTTCGTCAAGGACGGCAAGATCCATACACCCACGCCCGACTGCTTCCTCGACGGCATCACCCGCCGCACGGTCATTGGCCTGGCCAAGGATCGCGGCCTGGAAGTGATTGAACGCGCGATCATGCCGGAAGAACTCGAAGGTTTCGAGCAATGCTTCCTGACTGGAACGGCGGCGGAAGTAACGCCGGTTTCGGAGATAGGCCCTTACCGATTCGAGGTCGGCGAAATCGCCAAGAATCTTATGAACGACTATTCTGCCGCGGTTCAGCCCAAGCACGCGATCGCCGCAGAATAA
- a CDS encoding MBL fold metallo-hydrolase has translation MGQLNAGIVPVTQFQQNCTILFDMDDKRGVVVDPGGDIDKVLAVLKDNAIRAEAIWITHGHIDHAGGAMELKEALGIDIIGPHEADKPLLDNLENQGKRYGIVGSRDCVPDRFLTEGETVSFGGHVFEVLHCPGHAPGHVVYYNRAAKFAHVGDVLFRGSVGRTDLPGGDHATLIASIKDKLLPLGDDIGFICGHGPGGRFGEERRTNPFLT, from the coding sequence ATGGGTCAGCTCAATGCCGGCATCGTGCCGGTCACACAGTTTCAGCAGAACTGCACCATCCTGTTCGACATGGACGACAAGCGTGGTGTCGTCGTCGATCCGGGCGGCGACATCGACAAGGTGCTGGCGGTGCTGAAGGACAATGCAATCAGGGCCGAGGCAATCTGGATCACGCATGGACATATCGACCATGCCGGCGGTGCCATGGAATTGAAGGAGGCGCTCGGCATCGACATCATCGGTCCGCACGAGGCCGACAAGCCCTTGCTCGACAATCTGGAGAACCAGGGCAAGCGCTACGGCATTGTCGGCTCACGCGACTGTGTGCCCGACCGGTTCCTCACCGAGGGCGAGACCGTGTCGTTCGGCGGCCACGTGTTCGAGGTGCTGCATTGCCCCGGCCACGCGCCGGGCCATGTCGTCTACTACAACCGCGCGGCCAAGTTTGCCCATGTCGGCGACGTGCTGTTCCGTGGCTCGGTCGGCCGCACCGACCTGCCGGGCGGCGACCATGCGACGCTCATCGCTTCGATCAAGGACAAGCTGTTGCCGCTGGGCGACGATATCGGCTTCATCTGCGGCCACGGTCCCGGCGGCCGCTTTGGCGAGGAGCGCAGGACCAATCCATTCCTGACGTGA
- a CDS encoding BA14K family protein: protein MNRIFKTAVLSAAMAATMLVALPAANADEWRHHRHHGNGDAVAAGVLGLAAGALIGGALANDQPPPYADRYYDDGYYDRDVRIRPAPVRRYYAEPRVVYADRYAEPWTRDWYEYCSDRYRTFNSRTGTFTGNDGEQHFCTAN, encoded by the coding sequence ATGAACAGAATTTTCAAGACAGCCGTGCTGTCCGCCGCCATGGCCGCCACCATGCTCGTGGCCCTGCCCGCGGCCAATGCCGATGAGTGGCGCCATCACCGCCACCACGGAAATGGCGACGCCGTTGCCGCCGGCGTGCTTGGCCTCGCCGCCGGCGCCCTGATTGGTGGCGCGCTGGCCAATGACCAGCCACCGCCTTACGCTGACCGCTACTACGATGACGGTTATTACGATCGTGACGTGCGGATCCGCCCGGCTCCGGTCCGCCGCTACTACGCGGAGCCGCGGGTGGTGTATGCCGATCGCTATGCCGAACCGTGGACGCGTGACTGGTACGAATACTGCTCGGACCGCTACCGCACCTTCAACTCCCGCACCGGCACCTTCACCGGCAATGACGGCGAGCAGCATTTCTGCACTGCCAACTGA
- a CDS encoding cold-shock protein, whose product MPQTGTVKFFNHAKGFGFITPDDGAKDVFVHISAVQASGLPGLEDGQKVTFDTEPDKRGKGPKAVNLSVG is encoded by the coding sequence ATGCCGCAGACCGGCACCGTCAAATTCTTCAACCATGCCAAAGGCTTCGGCTTCATCACGCCTGACGATGGCGCGAAGGATGTCTTCGTCCATATTTCGGCCGTGCAGGCGTCGGGTCTTCCCGGTCTCGAAGATGGGCAGAAAGTAACATTCGACACCGAGCCGGACAAGCGCGGCAAGGGGCCCAAGGCCGTCAACCTGTCTGTGGGCTGA
- a CDS encoding cold-shock protein has product MAQTGTVKFFNATKGFGFITPDGGAKDVFVHISAIEASGLRTLVDGQKVTFDVEPDRMGKGPKAVNLRAA; this is encoded by the coding sequence ATGGCCCAGACCGGCACCGTTAAATTCTTCAACGCGACCAAAGGCTTCGGTTTCATCACGCCCGACGGCGGCGCCAAGGACGTGTTCGTCCATATTTCCGCGATCGAGGCATCGGGCCTGCGCACGCTCGTCGACGGCCAGAAGGTCACCTTCGACGTCGAGCCGGATCGCATGGGCAAGGGCCCGAAGGCGGTCAACCTCCGCGCTGCCTGA
- a CDS encoding Kazal-type serine protease inhibitor family protein — protein sequence MKFLASVFSRQGFAVLFLSALLAACTVVVDDGPGPRPRPPRPEPQFCTRQYEPVCARRGGDRQTFANACLADRAGYRVVRDGPCRDSGGGGGEEQTFCTREYAPVCARRHGETRSFPNACEARAADYRIVGDGPC from the coding sequence ATGAAATTCCTGGCGTCAGTTTTTTCGCGGCAAGGGTTTGCCGTCCTGTTCCTGTCGGCGCTGCTGGCCGCCTGCACCGTCGTCGTCGATGACGGGCCGGGGCCTCGTCCACGTCCGCCGCGTCCCGAACCGCAATTCTGCACCAGGCAATACGAACCGGTCTGTGCCCGTCGCGGCGGTGATCGCCAGACCTTCGCCAATGCATGCCTTGCCGATCGAGCCGGTTACCGCGTCGTGCGCGACGGTCCTTGCCGCGACAGCGGTGGCGGCGGCGGGGAAGAGCAGACGTTCTGCACCCGCGAATACGCTCCGGTCTGCGCCCGCCGCCATGGCGAGACGCGCAGCTTCCCCAATGCCTGCGAAGCCCGCGCCGCGGACTACCGCATTGTCGGCGACGGGCCGTGCTGA
- a CDS encoding flavodoxin family protein, producing MSLTAFAINCSLKASGEKEKSSTDKIVADLLSALKPHGVKGEVVRALDHDIKAGVLSDMGKGDDWPALREKIISADIFILGLPIWMGQPSSVAKRVMERMDAFLSETDDKGRMPAAGKVALVAIVGNEDGAHHCHAECFQALNDVGFTIPANGGVYWVGEAMGDVNYVDLPATPEKVDGMIEMAASNAAHLAALLKGKAYIGVDK from the coding sequence ATGTCCCTCACCGCCTTTGCCATCAACTGTTCCCTGAAAGCCTCGGGCGAAAAGGAAAAATCCTCCACCGACAAGATCGTCGCCGATCTGCTTTCGGCGCTCAAGCCGCATGGGGTGAAGGGCGAGGTCGTGCGCGCCCTCGATCACGACATCAAGGCCGGTGTGCTCTCCGATATGGGCAAGGGCGACGACTGGCCCGCCCTGCGTGAGAAAATCATCTCCGCCGATATCTTTATCCTCGGCTTGCCGATCTGGATGGGCCAACCCTCCAGCGTGGCCAAGCGCGTCATGGAGCGCATGGACGCTTTCCTCTCCGAAACCGACGACAAGGGCCGCATGCCGGCCGCCGGCAAGGTGGCGCTGGTGGCGATCGTCGGCAACGAGGATGGTGCGCACCATTGCCATGCCGAATGCTTCCAGGCGCTCAACGATGTCGGCTTCACCATACCGGCCAATGGCGGCGTCTACTGGGTGGGCGAAGCCATGGGCGACGTCAACTATGTCGACCTGCCGGCGACCCCCGAAAAGGTCGACGGAATGATCGAGATGGCCGCGTCAAATGCGGCACATCTGGCTGCCCTGCTGAAGGGCAAAGCCTATATCGGCGTGGACAAGTAA
- a CDS encoding cold-shock protein translates to MNTGTVKFYNGQKGFGFIQPADGGKDVFVHVSALERAGFPGLAEGQKLQFELERDGKGRESAANLQLI, encoded by the coding sequence ATGAACACCGGAACCGTGAAGTTCTACAATGGCCAGAAGGGCTTCGGCTTCATTCAGCCGGCCGATGGCGGCAAGGACGTTTTCGTCCATGTCAGCGCGCTGGAGCGCGCCGGTTTCCCGGGTCTCGCGGAAGGCCAGAAGCTTCAGTTCGAACTGGAGCGTGACGGCAAGGGCCGCGAGTCGGCCGCCAATCTGCAACTGATCTGA
- a CDS encoding tetratricopeptide repeat-containing sulfotransferase family protein — protein MQQALQLHQAGRRQEAESIYRQVLARQPRHAAAAHFLGLLLHQTGRSEEGLDLLEQSVSLQPTNPDFLNNFGTVMRDLGRVAAAIDFFRGAVDLRPDQLAARDNLGSSLNQLGQFEEAEEIYRGTVARNPFHVRARIGLAETLQESGRLDEALATFRESLTIRPKDADLLHGLGVGLMEKGKLDEAADLFRQALAINPGMATAWLMLTQVKRQKERDAELAGMEAQHAKAPQDSLARMQLSFGLGKANDDLKDYNRAFDYFAEGNAIRRKGINYDPVRTRADFEAMKTVFDAGFFQRHRPSPITDDAPIFVVGMPRSGTTLVEQIIASHPKVYGAGELSILKKVVGKQFPSTMPGGFPWGVSDTDDADFAEAGQAYLDMLHARYPHIGHVTDKMPGNFLLVGFIHMMMPKARIIHVTRDAAATCLSIYKVHFRGDSHRYGYDLDELADFHNLYIDIMAHWHKVLPGVVHDVRYEDFVADQEGQSRALIDYLGLPWDDAVLSFHATDRPVRTASAAQVRQPMYQGSVDLWKRYGDRLKPLLDRLD, from the coding sequence GTGCAGCAGGCGCTGCAACTTCACCAGGCAGGGCGCAGGCAAGAGGCTGAGTCAATCTACCGGCAGGTGTTGGCGCGTCAGCCCAGACACGCGGCCGCGGCACATTTCCTGGGGCTGCTGCTGCATCAGACCGGACGCAGCGAAGAAGGGCTGGATCTCCTCGAACAGTCCGTGAGCCTGCAGCCCACGAACCCCGATTTCCTCAACAATTTCGGCACGGTGATGCGTGACCTCGGCCGCGTTGCCGCGGCCATCGATTTCTTCCGTGGCGCGGTCGATCTGCGGCCGGACCAACTCGCGGCGCGCGACAATCTCGGCTCGTCGCTGAATCAGCTCGGCCAGTTCGAGGAGGCCGAGGAGATCTATCGCGGTACGGTCGCGCGCAATCCATTTCATGTGCGCGCCCGCATCGGGCTTGCCGAAACCCTGCAGGAATCAGGGCGGCTGGATGAGGCGCTGGCGACTTTTCGCGAGTCGCTGACCATCCGCCCCAAGGATGCGGACCTGCTGCACGGGCTTGGCGTCGGGCTGATGGAAAAGGGCAAGCTCGACGAGGCGGCCGATCTGTTCCGGCAGGCGCTGGCGATCAATCCCGGCATGGCCACGGCCTGGCTGATGCTGACGCAGGTCAAGCGCCAGAAGGAGCGCGATGCCGAATTGGCCGGCATGGAAGCCCAGCACGCCAAGGCGCCGCAGGACAGCCTGGCACGCATGCAGCTGTCCTTCGGCCTCGGCAAGGCCAATGACGATTTGAAGGACTACAACAGGGCCTTCGATTATTTCGCCGAAGGCAATGCCATTCGCCGCAAGGGCATCAACTACGATCCCGTCAGGACGCGTGCGGATTTCGAGGCGATGAAGACGGTGTTCGATGCCGGCTTCTTCCAAAGGCACAGACCGAGCCCAATCACCGATGACGCGCCGATCTTCGTCGTCGGCATGCCGCGTTCGGGCACGACGCTGGTCGAGCAGATCATCGCCAGCCATCCGAAGGTCTATGGTGCGGGCGAGCTCAGCATCTTGAAGAAGGTGGTCGGCAAGCAGTTCCCGTCGACCATGCCGGGCGGCTTCCCCTGGGGCGTGTCGGACACGGACGATGCGGATTTTGCCGAGGCAGGCCAGGCCTATCTCGACATGCTGCATGCCCGCTATCCGCATATCGGCCACGTCACCGACAAGATGCCGGGCAACTTCCTGCTTGTCGGCTTCATCCACATGATGATGCCGAAGGCCAGGATCATCCACGTCACCCGCGATGCGGCGGCAACCTGCCTGTCGATCTACAAGGTGCATTTCCGCGGCGACAGCCACCGCTACGGCTATGACCTCGACGAACTCGCCGACTTCCATAACCTCTACATCGACATCATGGCGCATTGGCACAAGGTGCTGCCCGGCGTCGTGCATGATGTTCGCTATGAGGATTTCGTCGCCGATCAGGAAGGGCAGAGCCGGGCGCTCATCGACTATCTCGGCCTGCCCTGGGACGATGCCGTGCTGTCTTTCCACGCGACCGACCGGCCGGTGCGCACGGCGTCCGCCGCGCAGGTGCGTCAGCCGATGTATCAAGGCTCGGTCGACCTGTGGAAACGCTATGGGGATCGGCTGAAGCCGCTGCTGGATAGGCTGGATTAG
- a CDS encoding DUF1428 domain-containing protein, which translates to MSYVDGFVLAVPKAKLDDYKKLANLAGPIWMEHGAMAYVECIGDDVPYGEVTSFPRAVQATDDEIVVFAWAVYESRQSRDAVMAKVMADPRLTPDWGPMPFDMKRMIFGGFQPFIEL; encoded by the coding sequence ATGTCCTATGTCGATGGTTTCGTGCTTGCCGTGCCAAAAGCCAAACTCGACGACTACAAGAAGCTCGCCAACCTCGCGGGCCCCATATGGATGGAACACGGCGCGATGGCCTATGTCGAATGCATCGGCGACGACGTGCCCTATGGCGAGGTGACCTCGTTTCCGCGTGCCGTTCAGGCAACGGACGACGAGATCGTTGTCTTCGCCTGGGCGGTCTATGAATCCAGGCAAAGCCGCGATGCGGTGATGGCCAAGGTGATGGCCGACCCGCGCTTGACACCCGATTGGGGGCCGATGCCTTTCGATATGAAGCGCATGATCTTCGGCGGCTTCCAGCCGTTCATCGAGCTTTGA
- a CDS encoding VOC family protein — protein MTDQTPPRAEVLGGLTPYLQVDGAIKAAEFYKKAFGAEEVFAYPADEKGRTMHIHLHINGSTLMLGDAYPEHGHPHKDAQGYTLQLHLDNDDIDAWWQRAVDAGCEVVTPLQVMFWGDRWGQVKDPFGVAWAMNAPVK, from the coding sequence ATGACCGACCAGACCCCACCACGAGCCGAAGTGCTTGGCGGGTTGACCCCCTATCTGCAGGTCGACGGCGCCATCAAGGCCGCCGAATTCTACAAGAAGGCCTTCGGAGCCGAGGAAGTCTTTGCCTATCCGGCCGACGAAAAAGGCCGCACCATGCACATCCACCTCCACATCAACGGCTCGACGCTGATGCTCGGCGATGCTTATCCCGAACACGGCCACCCGCATAAGGATGCGCAGGGCTACACGCTGCAGCTCCATCTCGACAACGACGATATCGATGCCTGGTGGCAGCGCGCCGTCGATGCCGGCTGCGAAGTCGTGACACCGCTGCAGGTGATGTTCTGGGGCGACCGCTGGGGCCAGGTGAAGGATCCCTTCGGCGTCGCCTGGGCGATGAACGCGCCGGTGAAATAG
- a CDS encoding nuclear transport factor 2 family protein, with the protein MRGVDVVKTLYDAYAKRDIVGALAHCSDDVVFRWVAEPQAPYIGTGNGKQEFLARLMALDSDFEYRNFVPVDIIDGGDKVAAQVEIHLTRKTTGKEFVMRAANFWTLRDGKVIEMVEYYDTALAASVT; encoded by the coding sequence ATGCGCGGGGTGGACGTCGTCAAGACCCTTTATGATGCCTATGCGAAACGCGACATCGTGGGCGCGCTGGCCCACTGCTCCGACGATGTCGTCTTCCGCTGGGTCGCCGAACCGCAGGCGCCTTATATCGGAACGGGCAACGGCAAGCAGGAATTCCTTGCCCGCCTCATGGCGCTGGACAGTGATTTCGAATACCGGAACTTCGTCCCGGTGGACATTATCGACGGCGGCGACAAGGTCGCGGCGCAGGTCGAAATCCATTTGACGCGAAAAACCACCGGCAAGGAATTCGTCATGCGCGCCGCCAACTTCTGGACCCTGCGCGACGGCAAGGTCATCGAGATGGTGGAGTATTACGACACGGCGCTGGCCGCCTCGGTCACCTGA